A section of the Hevea brasiliensis isolate MT/VB/25A 57/8 chromosome 17, ASM3005281v1, whole genome shotgun sequence genome encodes:
- the LOC110649941 gene encoding zinc finger protein BRUTUS isoform X2, with the protein MSISCWNRVDMILNAIIVKVFPLLIEKFTFEEQASLVWQFLCSIPVNMMAEFLPWLSSSISSDEYQDMHKCLYKIIPKEKLLHQVIFTWMEDAKLSDICVSCHDDSKGCYQDSIPPGLICQSEKTHCACESSRIGKRKYMELSCDLANSNMFHPIDEILLWHTAMRRELNDIAEDARKIQLSGDFSDLSAFNKRLQFIAEVCIFHSIAEDKVIFPAVDAELSFAQEHAEEEIQFDKLRCLIESIQSAGVNTSLTEFYTKLCLQADNIMDTIQKHFQNEEDQVLPLARKHFSAKRQRELLYQSLCVMPLKLIECVLPWLVGSLSEEEAKSFLQNMCMAAPASDSALVTLFCGWACKGRPRNICLSSGAIGCCPVRILTGSLEDTKKSICESNPVLSINEKSSFIRADDSKRPARHGNLVLQEDSDACQSLGTVNIPKLSCSSKSCCVPGLGVNSSNLRISSLAAAKSLRSLSFSPCAPSLNSSLFNWEIDVSPTNNGCTSRPIDNIFKFHKAIRKDLEYLDVESGKLNDCNETLLRRFTGRFRLLWGLYRAHSNAEDDIVFPALESKETLHNVSHSYTLDHKQEEKLFEDISSTLSELVQLQECLKSTGLSDELTGNNSDSSDHSDQTFRKYNELATKLQGMCKSIRVTLDQHVFREELELWPLFDMHFSVEEQDKIVGRIIGTTGAEVLQSMLPWVTSALTQEEQNKMMDTWKNATKNTMFSEWLNEWWEGTSAATSQVTTTGSCISLGTDLHESLDHSDHTFKPGWKDIFRMNQNELEAEIRKVSQDSSLDPRRKAYLIQNLMTSRWIAAQQKSPQARTGEFSNGEDTLGCYPSFHNPEKLEFGCEHYKRNCKLRAACCGKLFTCRFCHDKVSDHSMDRKATSEMMCMHCLKIQPVGPVCATPSCGGFSMAKYYCSICKFFDDERTVYHCPFCNLCRVGNGLGVDFFHCMKCNCCLAMKLVDHKCREKGLEINCPICCDFLFTSSLSVKALPCGHFMHSNCFQAYTCSHYICPICSKSLGDMSVYFGMLDALLASEELPEEYRDRCQDILCNDCDKKGSTPFHWLYHKCRFCGSYNTRVIKVDSTNSNCSTSNQ; encoded by the exons ATGTCAATATCATGTTGGAATCGTGTTGACATGATCTTGAATGCAATCATTGTTAAG GTATTCCCCTTGCTTATTGAGAAGTTCACATTTGAAGAGCAGGCTTCGTTGGTATGGCAGTTCCTATGTAGCATTCCTGTTAATATGATGGCAGAGTTTCTACCTTGGCTTTCTTCCTCTATATCATCTGATGAATATCAAGATATGCATAAATGCTTGTACAAGATAATCCCAAAAGAGAAACTTCTTCATCAG GTAATTTTTACCTGGATGGAAGATGCAAAATTGTCTGATATATGTGTTAGCTGCCATGATGATTCTAAGGGGTGTTATCAAGATTCAATTCCACCAGGCTTAATCTGTCAAAGTGAGAAGACTCATTGTGCATGTGAATCTTCTAGAATTGGTAAAAGGAAATATATGGAGCTGTCTTGTGATCTTGCCAATTCAAATATGTTCCATCCTATAGATGAAATTTTGCTTTGGCATACTGCAATGAGAAGAGAGTTAAATGATATAGCTGAGGATGCTAGGAAGATACAACTTTCTGGAGATTTTTCTGATCTGTCTGCATTCAACAAGAGGCTGCAATTCATTGCAGAAGTGTGCATATTTCACAG TATTGCTGAGGACAAAGTTATATTCCCTGCTGTAGATGCAGAACTCTCTTTTGCCCAAGAGCATGCAGAAGAAGAAATTCAGTTTGACAAGCTTAGATGTCTGATAGAAAGTATTCAAAGTGCTGGAGTTAACACATCTCTTACTGAATTCTATACAAAATTGTGCTTGCAAGCTGATAATATCATGGACACCATACAGAAACACTTCCAAAATGAGGAAGATCAG GTTCTCCCACTTGCTCGAAAGCATTTTAGTGCCAAAAGACAGCGTGAACTTCTTTATCAAAGCTTATGTGTGATGCCTTTGAAATTAATTGAATGTGTCTTACCATGGTTGGTGGGATCACTTAGTGAAGAAGAAGCAAAGTCTTTTCTTCAAAACATGTGCATGGCAG CTCCAGCTTCAGATTCTGCATTGGTTACACTTTTTTGTGGTTGGGCTTGTAAAGGTCGTCCTAGGAACATTTGTTTGTCTTCAGGTGCCATTGGCTGTTGTCCTGTGAGAATTCTGACTGGAAGTCTGGAGGATACCAAAAAATCGATCTGTGAGAGCAATCCTGTGTTATCGATAAATGAAAAATCTTCTTTTATCCGAGCAGATGATAGTAAAAGGCCAGCTAGGCATGGAAACCTAGTATTACAGGAAGACAGTGATGCTTGTCAATCTTTAGGGACTGTTAATATCCCAAAATTATCTTGTAGTAGTAAGTCCTGCTGTGTCCCTGGGTTAGGAGTGAACAGCAGTAATTTAAGAATTAGTTCTCTTGCTGCAGCAAAATCTTTGCGTTCCTTGTCTTTTAGTCCTTGTGCTCCCTCCCTTAACTCTAGTCTTTTTAACTGGGAAATAGATGTAAGTCCCACTAACAATGGTTGCACATCACGCCCTATTGATAacatatttaaatttcataaagcCATCCGCAAAGACCTGGAATATTTGGATGTTGAATCTGGaaaattaaatgattgtaatgaaACTTTGCTTAGGCGATTTACTGGTAGATTTCGTCTATTATGGGGTTTATATAGAGCTCACAGTAATGCAGAGGATGATATAGTGTTTCCAGCATTAGAGTCTAAAGAGACACTTCATAATGTTAGCCACTCATATACTCTGGACCACAAGCAGGAAGAAAAACTATTTGAAGATATCTCATCTACACTTTCTGAGCTTGTGCAACTTCAAGAATGCTTGAAAAGTACCGGTCTTTCTGATGAGTTAACTGGAAATAATTCTGATTCTTCTGATCACAGTGATCAAACTTTTAGAAAGTATAATGAGCTTGCAACAAAGCTTCAGGGCATGTGCAAATCCATTAGAGTAACACTGGATCAACATGTTTTTAGGGAAGAACTTGAGTTGTGGCCTTTATTTGACATGCATTTTTCAGTAGAGGAACAGGACAAAATTGTTGGTCGAATAATTGGTACTACAGGTGCAGAGGTACTTCAATCAATGTTGCCATGGGTAACATCAGCTCTTACTCAGGAGGAGCAGAATAAAATGATGGACACATGGAAAAATGCAACTAAAAACACAATGTTCAGTGAGTGGCTTAATGAATGGTGGGAGGGTACTTCTGCTGCGACTTCACAAGTGACCACAACAGGGAGCTGTATATCACTAG GCACTGATCTCCATGAAAGCCTGGACCACAGTGATCATACATTTAAGCCTGGCTGGAAAGATATTTTCCGGATGAATCAAAATGAGCTTGAAGCAGAGATAAGAAAAGTTTCTCAAGATTCATCTCTTGATCCAAGAAGAAAAGCATATCTCATTCAAAATCTAATGACCAG CCGCTGGATAGCTGCTCAGCAGAAGTCACCCCAAGCAAGAACTGGTGAATTTTCAAATGGTGAGGACACACTTGGATGTTATCCTTCATTTCATAATCCAGAGAAACTAGAATTTGGGTGTGAGCATTACAAACGAAACTGTAAACTCCGAGCTGCATGCTGTGGCAAGTTATTCACATGCAGGTTCTGCCATGACAAAGTCAGCGACCATTCAATGGACAG GAAGGCTACATCAGAAATGATGTGTATGCACTGCCTGAAAATTCAGCCTGTTGGACCAGTTTGCGCAACACCTTCTTGTGGTGGTTTCTCAATGGCAAAGTACTACTGCAGTATCTGTAAATTTTTTGATGATGAAAG GACTGTTTATCATTGTCCTTTCTGCAATTTATGCCGTGTTGGAAATGGACTTGGTGTTGACTTCTTTCATTGCATGAAGTGTAATTGCTGCCTGGCAATGAAGTTAGTGGATCACAAATGCCGAGAGAAAGGTCTGGAAATAAATTGTCCCATCTGCTGTGACTTTTTGTTCACATCAAGCTTAAGTGTTAAAGCTCTTCCTTGTGGCCATTTCATGCATTCAAATTGCTTTCAG GCATATACTTGCAGTCACTATATCTGCCCAATTTGTAGCAAATCTTTGGGAGATATGTCA GTGTACTTTGGCATGCTTGATGCACTATTGGCTTCTGAGGAGCTCCCAGAAGAATACCGGGATCGTTGTCAG GATATACTGTGCAATGACTGTGACAAGAAGGGCTCAACACCATTCCATTGGCTGTACCACAAGTGCAGGTTTTGTGGATCATATAATACTAGGGTGATCAAGGTTGATTCGACAAATTCAAACTGCTCAACTTCAAACCAATAA
- the LOC110649941 gene encoding zinc finger protein BRUTUS isoform X1, with product MGTPFAGVDGGVGGVAVMSGPVNPIDPSTPSKTCLKHSALKSPILIFLFFHKAIRSELDGLHCAAMTFATTGGDIKPLLRKYHFLRSIYKHHCNAEDEVIFPALDIRVKNVARTYSLEHEGESVLFDQLFELLNSNKQDEESYRRELASRTGALQTSISQHMSKEEEQVFPLLIEKFTFEEQASLVWQFLCSIPVNMMAEFLPWLSSSISSDEYQDMHKCLYKIIPKEKLLHQVIFTWMEDAKLSDICVSCHDDSKGCYQDSIPPGLICQSEKTHCACESSRIGKRKYMELSCDLANSNMFHPIDEILLWHTAMRRELNDIAEDARKIQLSGDFSDLSAFNKRLQFIAEVCIFHSIAEDKVIFPAVDAELSFAQEHAEEEIQFDKLRCLIESIQSAGVNTSLTEFYTKLCLQADNIMDTIQKHFQNEEDQVLPLARKHFSAKRQRELLYQSLCVMPLKLIECVLPWLVGSLSEEEAKSFLQNMCMAAPASDSALVTLFCGWACKGRPRNICLSSGAIGCCPVRILTGSLEDTKKSICESNPVLSINEKSSFIRADDSKRPARHGNLVLQEDSDACQSLGTVNIPKLSCSSKSCCVPGLGVNSSNLRISSLAAAKSLRSLSFSPCAPSLNSSLFNWEIDVSPTNNGCTSRPIDNIFKFHKAIRKDLEYLDVESGKLNDCNETLLRRFTGRFRLLWGLYRAHSNAEDDIVFPALESKETLHNVSHSYTLDHKQEEKLFEDISSTLSELVQLQECLKSTGLSDELTGNNSDSSDHSDQTFRKYNELATKLQGMCKSIRVTLDQHVFREELELWPLFDMHFSVEEQDKIVGRIIGTTGAEVLQSMLPWVTSALTQEEQNKMMDTWKNATKNTMFSEWLNEWWEGTSAATSQVTTTGSCISLGTDLHESLDHSDHTFKPGWKDIFRMNQNELEAEIRKVSQDSSLDPRRKAYLIQNLMTSRWIAAQQKSPQARTGEFSNGEDTLGCYPSFHNPEKLEFGCEHYKRNCKLRAACCGKLFTCRFCHDKVSDHSMDRKATSEMMCMHCLKIQPVGPVCATPSCGGFSMAKYYCSICKFFDDERTVYHCPFCNLCRVGNGLGVDFFHCMKCNCCLAMKLVDHKCREKGLEINCPICCDFLFTSSLSVKALPCGHFMHSNCFQAYTCSHYICPICSKSLGDMSVYFGMLDALLASEELPEEYRDRCQDILCNDCDKKGSTPFHWLYHKCRFCGSYNTRVIKVDSTNSNCSTSNQ from the exons ATGGGGACGCCATTTGCTGGCGTAGACGGAGGAGTAGGAGGTGTGGCGGTAATGTCTGGGCCGGTGAACCCAATCGATCCTTCTACGCCTTCAAAAACATGCCTTAAGCACTCTGCTCTTAAATCTCCAATTCTTATCTTTCTTTTCTTCCATAAAGCTATTAGGTCTGAGCTCGATGGCCTTCACTGCGCCGCCATGACTTTTGCCACCACTGGTGGAGATATTAAGCCTTTGCTCCGGAAGTATCACTTTCTTCGCTCGATATATAAGCACCACTGCAATGCTGAAGACGAG GTTATCTTTCCAGCTCTTGATATACGTGTCAAGAATGTGGCAAGGACATACTCTCTTGAACATGAAGGAGAAAGTGTTCTTTTTGATCAATTATTCGAGCTTCTGAATTCCAATAAACAAGATGAAGAAAGCTATCGTAGGGAGTTAGCTTCTCGCACCGGAGCTCTTCAAACATCAATTAGCCAGCATATGTCCAAGGAAGAGGAGCAG GTATTCCCCTTGCTTATTGAGAAGTTCACATTTGAAGAGCAGGCTTCGTTGGTATGGCAGTTCCTATGTAGCATTCCTGTTAATATGATGGCAGAGTTTCTACCTTGGCTTTCTTCCTCTATATCATCTGATGAATATCAAGATATGCATAAATGCTTGTACAAGATAATCCCAAAAGAGAAACTTCTTCATCAG GTAATTTTTACCTGGATGGAAGATGCAAAATTGTCTGATATATGTGTTAGCTGCCATGATGATTCTAAGGGGTGTTATCAAGATTCAATTCCACCAGGCTTAATCTGTCAAAGTGAGAAGACTCATTGTGCATGTGAATCTTCTAGAATTGGTAAAAGGAAATATATGGAGCTGTCTTGTGATCTTGCCAATTCAAATATGTTCCATCCTATAGATGAAATTTTGCTTTGGCATACTGCAATGAGAAGAGAGTTAAATGATATAGCTGAGGATGCTAGGAAGATACAACTTTCTGGAGATTTTTCTGATCTGTCTGCATTCAACAAGAGGCTGCAATTCATTGCAGAAGTGTGCATATTTCACAG TATTGCTGAGGACAAAGTTATATTCCCTGCTGTAGATGCAGAACTCTCTTTTGCCCAAGAGCATGCAGAAGAAGAAATTCAGTTTGACAAGCTTAGATGTCTGATAGAAAGTATTCAAAGTGCTGGAGTTAACACATCTCTTACTGAATTCTATACAAAATTGTGCTTGCAAGCTGATAATATCATGGACACCATACAGAAACACTTCCAAAATGAGGAAGATCAG GTTCTCCCACTTGCTCGAAAGCATTTTAGTGCCAAAAGACAGCGTGAACTTCTTTATCAAAGCTTATGTGTGATGCCTTTGAAATTAATTGAATGTGTCTTACCATGGTTGGTGGGATCACTTAGTGAAGAAGAAGCAAAGTCTTTTCTTCAAAACATGTGCATGGCAG CTCCAGCTTCAGATTCTGCATTGGTTACACTTTTTTGTGGTTGGGCTTGTAAAGGTCGTCCTAGGAACATTTGTTTGTCTTCAGGTGCCATTGGCTGTTGTCCTGTGAGAATTCTGACTGGAAGTCTGGAGGATACCAAAAAATCGATCTGTGAGAGCAATCCTGTGTTATCGATAAATGAAAAATCTTCTTTTATCCGAGCAGATGATAGTAAAAGGCCAGCTAGGCATGGAAACCTAGTATTACAGGAAGACAGTGATGCTTGTCAATCTTTAGGGACTGTTAATATCCCAAAATTATCTTGTAGTAGTAAGTCCTGCTGTGTCCCTGGGTTAGGAGTGAACAGCAGTAATTTAAGAATTAGTTCTCTTGCTGCAGCAAAATCTTTGCGTTCCTTGTCTTTTAGTCCTTGTGCTCCCTCCCTTAACTCTAGTCTTTTTAACTGGGAAATAGATGTAAGTCCCACTAACAATGGTTGCACATCACGCCCTATTGATAacatatttaaatttcataaagcCATCCGCAAAGACCTGGAATATTTGGATGTTGAATCTGGaaaattaaatgattgtaatgaaACTTTGCTTAGGCGATTTACTGGTAGATTTCGTCTATTATGGGGTTTATATAGAGCTCACAGTAATGCAGAGGATGATATAGTGTTTCCAGCATTAGAGTCTAAAGAGACACTTCATAATGTTAGCCACTCATATACTCTGGACCACAAGCAGGAAGAAAAACTATTTGAAGATATCTCATCTACACTTTCTGAGCTTGTGCAACTTCAAGAATGCTTGAAAAGTACCGGTCTTTCTGATGAGTTAACTGGAAATAATTCTGATTCTTCTGATCACAGTGATCAAACTTTTAGAAAGTATAATGAGCTTGCAACAAAGCTTCAGGGCATGTGCAAATCCATTAGAGTAACACTGGATCAACATGTTTTTAGGGAAGAACTTGAGTTGTGGCCTTTATTTGACATGCATTTTTCAGTAGAGGAACAGGACAAAATTGTTGGTCGAATAATTGGTACTACAGGTGCAGAGGTACTTCAATCAATGTTGCCATGGGTAACATCAGCTCTTACTCAGGAGGAGCAGAATAAAATGATGGACACATGGAAAAATGCAACTAAAAACACAATGTTCAGTGAGTGGCTTAATGAATGGTGGGAGGGTACTTCTGCTGCGACTTCACAAGTGACCACAACAGGGAGCTGTATATCACTAG GCACTGATCTCCATGAAAGCCTGGACCACAGTGATCATACATTTAAGCCTGGCTGGAAAGATATTTTCCGGATGAATCAAAATGAGCTTGAAGCAGAGATAAGAAAAGTTTCTCAAGATTCATCTCTTGATCCAAGAAGAAAAGCATATCTCATTCAAAATCTAATGACCAG CCGCTGGATAGCTGCTCAGCAGAAGTCACCCCAAGCAAGAACTGGTGAATTTTCAAATGGTGAGGACACACTTGGATGTTATCCTTCATTTCATAATCCAGAGAAACTAGAATTTGGGTGTGAGCATTACAAACGAAACTGTAAACTCCGAGCTGCATGCTGTGGCAAGTTATTCACATGCAGGTTCTGCCATGACAAAGTCAGCGACCATTCAATGGACAG GAAGGCTACATCAGAAATGATGTGTATGCACTGCCTGAAAATTCAGCCTGTTGGACCAGTTTGCGCAACACCTTCTTGTGGTGGTTTCTCAATGGCAAAGTACTACTGCAGTATCTGTAAATTTTTTGATGATGAAAG GACTGTTTATCATTGTCCTTTCTGCAATTTATGCCGTGTTGGAAATGGACTTGGTGTTGACTTCTTTCATTGCATGAAGTGTAATTGCTGCCTGGCAATGAAGTTAGTGGATCACAAATGCCGAGAGAAAGGTCTGGAAATAAATTGTCCCATCTGCTGTGACTTTTTGTTCACATCAAGCTTAAGTGTTAAAGCTCTTCCTTGTGGCCATTTCATGCATTCAAATTGCTTTCAG GCATATACTTGCAGTCACTATATCTGCCCAATTTGTAGCAAATCTTTGGGAGATATGTCA GTGTACTTTGGCATGCTTGATGCACTATTGGCTTCTGAGGAGCTCCCAGAAGAATACCGGGATCGTTGTCAG GATATACTGTGCAATGACTGTGACAAGAAGGGCTCAACACCATTCCATTGGCTGTACCACAAGTGCAGGTTTTGTGGATCATATAATACTAGGGTGATCAAGGTTGATTCGACAAATTCAAACTGCTCAACTTCAAACCAATAA
- the LOC110649941 gene encoding zinc finger protein BRUTUS isoform X3, with the protein MWQVFPLLIEKFTFEEQASLVWQFLCSIPVNMMAEFLPWLSSSISSDEYQDMHKCLYKIIPKEKLLHQVIFTWMEDAKLSDICVSCHDDSKGCYQDSIPPGLICQSEKTHCACESSRIGKRKYMELSCDLANSNMFHPIDEILLWHTAMRRELNDIAEDARKIQLSGDFSDLSAFNKRLQFIAEVCIFHSIAEDKVIFPAVDAELSFAQEHAEEEIQFDKLRCLIESIQSAGVNTSLTEFYTKLCLQADNIMDTIQKHFQNEEDQVLPLARKHFSAKRQRELLYQSLCVMPLKLIECVLPWLVGSLSEEEAKSFLQNMCMAAPASDSALVTLFCGWACKGRPRNICLSSGAIGCCPVRILTGSLEDTKKSICESNPVLSINEKSSFIRADDSKRPARHGNLVLQEDSDACQSLGTVNIPKLSCSSKSCCVPGLGVNSSNLRISSLAAAKSLRSLSFSPCAPSLNSSLFNWEIDVSPTNNGCTSRPIDNIFKFHKAIRKDLEYLDVESGKLNDCNETLLRRFTGRFRLLWGLYRAHSNAEDDIVFPALESKETLHNVSHSYTLDHKQEEKLFEDISSTLSELVQLQECLKSTGLSDELTGNNSDSSDHSDQTFRKYNELATKLQGMCKSIRVTLDQHVFREELELWPLFDMHFSVEEQDKIVGRIIGTTGAEVLQSMLPWVTSALTQEEQNKMMDTWKNATKNTMFSEWLNEWWEGTSAATSQVTTTGSCISLGTDLHESLDHSDHTFKPGWKDIFRMNQNELEAEIRKVSQDSSLDPRRKAYLIQNLMTSRWIAAQQKSPQARTGEFSNGEDTLGCYPSFHNPEKLEFGCEHYKRNCKLRAACCGKLFTCRFCHDKVSDHSMDRKATSEMMCMHCLKIQPVGPVCATPSCGGFSMAKYYCSICKFFDDERTVYHCPFCNLCRVGNGLGVDFFHCMKCNCCLAMKLVDHKCREKGLEINCPICCDFLFTSSLSVKALPCGHFMHSNCFQAYTCSHYICPICSKSLGDMSVYFGMLDALLASEELPEEYRDRCQDILCNDCDKKGSTPFHWLYHKCRFCGSYNTRVIKVDSTNSNCSTSNQ; encoded by the exons ATGTGGCAGGTATTCCCCTTGCTTATTGAGAAGTTCACATTTGAAGAGCAGGCTTCGTTGGTATGGCAGTTCCTATGTAGCATTCCTGTTAATATGATGGCAGAGTTTCTACCTTGGCTTTCTTCCTCTATATCATCTGATGAATATCAAGATATGCATAAATGCTTGTACAAGATAATCCCAAAAGAGAAACTTCTTCATCAG GTAATTTTTACCTGGATGGAAGATGCAAAATTGTCTGATATATGTGTTAGCTGCCATGATGATTCTAAGGGGTGTTATCAAGATTCAATTCCACCAGGCTTAATCTGTCAAAGTGAGAAGACTCATTGTGCATGTGAATCTTCTAGAATTGGTAAAAGGAAATATATGGAGCTGTCTTGTGATCTTGCCAATTCAAATATGTTCCATCCTATAGATGAAATTTTGCTTTGGCATACTGCAATGAGAAGAGAGTTAAATGATATAGCTGAGGATGCTAGGAAGATACAACTTTCTGGAGATTTTTCTGATCTGTCTGCATTCAACAAGAGGCTGCAATTCATTGCAGAAGTGTGCATATTTCACAG TATTGCTGAGGACAAAGTTATATTCCCTGCTGTAGATGCAGAACTCTCTTTTGCCCAAGAGCATGCAGAAGAAGAAATTCAGTTTGACAAGCTTAGATGTCTGATAGAAAGTATTCAAAGTGCTGGAGTTAACACATCTCTTACTGAATTCTATACAAAATTGTGCTTGCAAGCTGATAATATCATGGACACCATACAGAAACACTTCCAAAATGAGGAAGATCAG GTTCTCCCACTTGCTCGAAAGCATTTTAGTGCCAAAAGACAGCGTGAACTTCTTTATCAAAGCTTATGTGTGATGCCTTTGAAATTAATTGAATGTGTCTTACCATGGTTGGTGGGATCACTTAGTGAAGAAGAAGCAAAGTCTTTTCTTCAAAACATGTGCATGGCAG CTCCAGCTTCAGATTCTGCATTGGTTACACTTTTTTGTGGTTGGGCTTGTAAAGGTCGTCCTAGGAACATTTGTTTGTCTTCAGGTGCCATTGGCTGTTGTCCTGTGAGAATTCTGACTGGAAGTCTGGAGGATACCAAAAAATCGATCTGTGAGAGCAATCCTGTGTTATCGATAAATGAAAAATCTTCTTTTATCCGAGCAGATGATAGTAAAAGGCCAGCTAGGCATGGAAACCTAGTATTACAGGAAGACAGTGATGCTTGTCAATCTTTAGGGACTGTTAATATCCCAAAATTATCTTGTAGTAGTAAGTCCTGCTGTGTCCCTGGGTTAGGAGTGAACAGCAGTAATTTAAGAATTAGTTCTCTTGCTGCAGCAAAATCTTTGCGTTCCTTGTCTTTTAGTCCTTGTGCTCCCTCCCTTAACTCTAGTCTTTTTAACTGGGAAATAGATGTAAGTCCCACTAACAATGGTTGCACATCACGCCCTATTGATAacatatttaaatttcataaagcCATCCGCAAAGACCTGGAATATTTGGATGTTGAATCTGGaaaattaaatgattgtaatgaaACTTTGCTTAGGCGATTTACTGGTAGATTTCGTCTATTATGGGGTTTATATAGAGCTCACAGTAATGCAGAGGATGATATAGTGTTTCCAGCATTAGAGTCTAAAGAGACACTTCATAATGTTAGCCACTCATATACTCTGGACCACAAGCAGGAAGAAAAACTATTTGAAGATATCTCATCTACACTTTCTGAGCTTGTGCAACTTCAAGAATGCTTGAAAAGTACCGGTCTTTCTGATGAGTTAACTGGAAATAATTCTGATTCTTCTGATCACAGTGATCAAACTTTTAGAAAGTATAATGAGCTTGCAACAAAGCTTCAGGGCATGTGCAAATCCATTAGAGTAACACTGGATCAACATGTTTTTAGGGAAGAACTTGAGTTGTGGCCTTTATTTGACATGCATTTTTCAGTAGAGGAACAGGACAAAATTGTTGGTCGAATAATTGGTACTACAGGTGCAGAGGTACTTCAATCAATGTTGCCATGGGTAACATCAGCTCTTACTCAGGAGGAGCAGAATAAAATGATGGACACATGGAAAAATGCAACTAAAAACACAATGTTCAGTGAGTGGCTTAATGAATGGTGGGAGGGTACTTCTGCTGCGACTTCACAAGTGACCACAACAGGGAGCTGTATATCACTAG GCACTGATCTCCATGAAAGCCTGGACCACAGTGATCATACATTTAAGCCTGGCTGGAAAGATATTTTCCGGATGAATCAAAATGAGCTTGAAGCAGAGATAAGAAAAGTTTCTCAAGATTCATCTCTTGATCCAAGAAGAAAAGCATATCTCATTCAAAATCTAATGACCAG CCGCTGGATAGCTGCTCAGCAGAAGTCACCCCAAGCAAGAACTGGTGAATTTTCAAATGGTGAGGACACACTTGGATGTTATCCTTCATTTCATAATCCAGAGAAACTAGAATTTGGGTGTGAGCATTACAAACGAAACTGTAAACTCCGAGCTGCATGCTGTGGCAAGTTATTCACATGCAGGTTCTGCCATGACAAAGTCAGCGACCATTCAATGGACAG GAAGGCTACATCAGAAATGATGTGTATGCACTGCCTGAAAATTCAGCCTGTTGGACCAGTTTGCGCAACACCTTCTTGTGGTGGTTTCTCAATGGCAAAGTACTACTGCAGTATCTGTAAATTTTTTGATGATGAAAG GACTGTTTATCATTGTCCTTTCTGCAATTTATGCCGTGTTGGAAATGGACTTGGTGTTGACTTCTTTCATTGCATGAAGTGTAATTGCTGCCTGGCAATGAAGTTAGTGGATCACAAATGCCGAGAGAAAGGTCTGGAAATAAATTGTCCCATCTGCTGTGACTTTTTGTTCACATCAAGCTTAAGTGTTAAAGCTCTTCCTTGTGGCCATTTCATGCATTCAAATTGCTTTCAG GCATATACTTGCAGTCACTATATCTGCCCAATTTGTAGCAAATCTTTGGGAGATATGTCA GTGTACTTTGGCATGCTTGATGCACTATTGGCTTCTGAGGAGCTCCCAGAAGAATACCGGGATCGTTGTCAG GATATACTGTGCAATGACTGTGACAAGAAGGGCTCAACACCATTCCATTGGCTGTACCACAAGTGCAGGTTTTGTGGATCATATAATACTAGGGTGATCAAGGTTGATTCGACAAATTCAAACTGCTCAACTTCAAACCAATAA